One genomic segment of Ostrinia nubilalis chromosome 20, ilOstNubi1.1, whole genome shotgun sequence includes these proteins:
- the LOC135081744 gene encoding uncharacterized protein LOC135081744, with translation MSVTSEEYIRSILDVIASICNLESYEYSRESFKTIAQNYFGVLVPVSLTAKNDGKMVNINLVLKLAPTDERYRVSGAVGVMFSREMYVYSTLLAKYHRIQESFPLKDHYLMPTCYYICKEYCKEAIAMENMCSRGFTPYTQSPFLDYAHIAVSLKSLAKFHALSFILKENEPETFKEVEIVCVPFTQETNKRFMEIILDRLQKAIEKFNGTGYVEVLNELRSNCGMYVEAAASSIQKPCICHGDIWKENILFKYEGQKPTNACLIDYQTVRISSAAYDTLFLITTSTNSHLRKKHYYELLDLYYNTFDQILRDANLVPQQVYSRQMFDQDLKTVGPACFIIANTALWLSNGLQEVGHVRSKQVFESHEEKEEAVNRYRSIIQSIIEDYRSYGYLSL, from the exons ATGTCAGTGACGTCCGAAGAATACATTCGCAGCATCCTAGACGTGATCGCTTCAATTTGTAACCTGGAAAGCTATGAATACTCCCGAGAAAGTTTTAAAACTATTGCGCAGAATTACTTCGGTGTACTTGTTCCAGTTAGTTTAACAGCCAAAAATGATGGGAAGATGGTGAACATAAACTTGGTTCTTAAATTGGCGCCGACCGACGAAAGATACCGGGTCAGCGGTGCAGTAGGTGTCATGTTTTCGCGCGAAATGTATGTGTATTCAACGTTGCTGGCAAAATACCATAGAATTCAGGAAAGTTTTCCTTTGAAGGACCATTATTTGATGCCTACGTGCTATTACATCTGTAAGGAATATTGCAAAGAAGCTATAGCTATGGAGAACATGTGTTCGCGAGGTTTTACTCCTTACACACAAAGTCCCTTCTTGGATTATGCTCATATCGCCGTCTCACTGAAATCCTTGGCCAAGTTTCATGCATTGTCATTTATATTAAAGGAAAATGAACCAGAAACATTCAAAGAAGTTGAGATAGTCTGTGTGCCATTCACTCAAGAAACAAATAAGAGATTTATGGAAATAATTTTAGATAGATTACAAAAAGCAATTGAAAAATTTAATGGCACTGGATACGTAGAAGTCTTGAATGAACTGAGGTCTAATTGTGGCATGTATGTGGAAGCTGCTGCTTCCTCTATACAAAAACCGTGTATTTGTCATGGTGATATTTGGAAAGAGaatattctttttaaatatGAG GGTCAGAAGCCTACAAATGCATGTCTTATTGACTATCAAACGGTGAGAATAAGCAGTGCGGCATATGACACATTATTCCTAATCACCACCAGTACCAATTCTCATTTGCGCAAGAAACATTACTACGAACTTTTAGATTTATATTACAATACATTTGATCAAATTCTCAGAGATGCCAATCTGGTTCCCCAACAAGTGTATTCTAGGCAAATGTTTGACCAAGATTTGAAGACTGTTGGCCCAGCCTGTTTTATTATTGCGAACACCGCTCTGTGGTTGTCAAATGGTCTCCAAGAAGTGGGACATGTCCGTAGCAAACAAGTTTTTGAATCTCACGAAGAAAAAGAAGAGGCTGTGAATAGGTATAGGAGTATAATTCAAAGTATCATCGAAGATTATAGAAGTTATGGATACTTATCTTTATAA
- the LOC135081745 gene encoding uncharacterized protein LOC135081745 gives MDEVENLMKALNIVAKKLGIKEWRYQHKIANGDALNFLGNLKPVLLIDESTSEDYHLIIKLAPYLQGLESVIKFAFDKEVYVYSTLFPIYRSLDTGIDYEKLFPKCYYGDSDNQLLVMEDMTKFGFVNYVGQYLDIDHINESLKAVARLHALSMILIEKKINPPNYSLRPFVSSDPDFYFSAITYCMQKHAPLFQNMSHYDLLVKLLNNFSNNMNYSSLKARKLVYGHGDCWKANVLFEYRNKKPVGACLVDYQLSRLMNPAQDVLYFIMTSTNSSMRDQKTVDSFLSTYYNELTNILQKNGLDSKIVYSEEDFQHDLKVVFPMCFNVAFLSFTMWLGLEDMKSLHFRTEKDILEDKRMEIESQLTKILWELLIDFKALGFLDE, from the exons ATGGACGAAGTGGAAAATTTAATGAAAGCTTTGAACATCGTGGCCAAGAAATTGGGAATCAAAGAATGGCGCTACCAGCACAAGATCGCCAATGGAGACGCCCTGAACTTTCTGGGCAACTTGAAACCTGTCTTGTTGATAGACGAATCGACTTCAGAGGATTATCACCTTATCATTAAACTTGCTCCTTACCTACAAGGACTGGAATCCGTAATCAAATTCGCCTTCGACAAAGAAGTGTACGTGTATTCTACGCTGTTCCCGATCTACAGAAGCCTGGACACTGGGATCGACTACGAGAAGTTGTTTCCGAAGTGTTACTACGGAGATTCAGATAACCAACTGTTAGTGATGGAAGACATGACGAAGTTCGGATTTGTCAATTATGTTGGACAGTATTTAGATATTGACCACATAAATGAGTCACTAAAAGCTGTCGCCCGATTACACGCGCTGTCCATGATTTTAATTGAAAAGAAGATTAATCCACCTAATTATAGTCTTCGACCATTTGTGAGCAGTGATCCAGACTTTTACTTCTCAGCAATTACTTACTGCATGCAGAAACATGCCCCGTTATTCCAAAATATGAGTCACTACGATTTATTAGTGAAGCTGCTGAATAATTTTTCGAATAATATGAATTATAGCTCGCTGAAGGCTAGAAAATTGGTGTATGGACATGGAGATTGCTGGAAGGCAAATGTTTTATTCGAATACAGG AACAAGAAACCAGTGGGGGCCTGCCTAGTCGATTACCAACTCAGTCGGCTGATGAACCCAGCACAAGATGTTCTCTACTTCATCATGACTTCCACTAACTCCAGCATGAGGGATCAGAAGACCGTCGATTCTTTTCTATCCACCTACTACAACGAACTAACGAATATTCTACAAAAAAATGGCTTAGACTCAAAAATTGTATACTCCGAAGAGGATTTCCAGCACGATTTAAAAGTGGTTTTTCCCATGTGCTTTAATGTAGCGTTCCTATCTTTCACGATGTGGTTAGGCCTTGAAGATATGAAGTCCTTACATTTTAGAACGGAGAAGGATATTCTTGAAGACAAACGCATGGAGATTGAAAGTCAACTGACAAAGATTCTGTGGGAATTATTGATAGACTTTAAGGCTTTGGGTTTTTTAGACGAGTAA
- the LOC135081746 gene encoding uncharacterized protein LOC135081746, producing MDEVDNLRKALNIVAKKLGIKEWRYQHKIANGDALNFLGNLKPVLLIDESTSEEYHLIIKLAPYLQGLESVIKFAYDKEVYVYATLFPIYRSLDTGIDYEKLFPKCYYGDSDNQLLVMEDMTTLGFFNYVGQYLDNDHINESLKAVARLHALSMILIEKKIHLPNYSFRPFVSSDPDFYFSVMTYCMQKHAPLFQNMSHYDLLVKLLNNFSNNMNYSSLKARKLVYGHGDCWKANVLFEYRNKKPVGACLVDYQLSRLMNPAQDVLYFIMTSTNSSMRDQKTVDSFLSTYYNELTNILQKNGLDSKIVYSEEDFQHDLKVVFPMCFNVAFVSFTMWLGLEDMNSLHFRTEKDILEDKRKEIESQLTKILWELLIDFKALGFLDE from the exons ATGGACGAAGTAGATAATTTAAGGAAAGCTCTGAACATCGTGGCCAAGAAATTGGGAATCAAAGAATGGCGCTACCAGCACAAAATTGCCAATGGAGACGCCTTGAACTTTCTGGGCAACTTGAAACCTGTCTTGTTGATAGACGAATCGACTTCAGAGGAATATCACCTTATCATTAAACTTGCTCCTTACCTACAAGGACTGGAATCCGTAATCAAATTCGCCTACGACAAAGAAGTGTACGTGTATGCTACGCTGTTCCCGATCTACAGAAGCCTGGACACTGGAATCGACTACGAGAAGTTGTTTCCGAAGTGTTACTACGGAGATTCAGATAACCAACTGTTGGTGATGGAAGACATGACGACGCTTGGATTTTTCAATTACGTTGGACAGTATTTAGATAATGACCACATAAATGAGTCACTAAAAGCTGTCGCCCGATTACACGCGCTGTCCATGATTTTAATTGAAAAGAAGATTCATCTACCCAATTATAGTTTTCGACCATTTGTAAGCAGTGATCCAGACTTTTACTTCTCAGTAATGACTTACTGCATGCAGAAACATGCCCCGTTATTCCAAAATATGAGTCACTACGATTTATTAGTGAAGCTGCTGAATAATTTTTCGAATAATATGAATTATAGCTCGCTGAAGGCTAGAAAATTGGTGTATGGACATGGAGATTGCTGGAAGGCAAATGTTTTATTCGAATACAGG AACAAGAAACCAGTGGGGGCCTGCCTAGTCGATTACCAACTCAGTCGGCTGATGAACCCAGCACAAGATGTTCTCTACTTCATCATGACTTCCACTAACTCCAGCATGAGGGATCAGAAAACCGTCGATTCTTTTCTATCCACCTACTACAACGAACTAACGAATATTCTACAAAAAAATGGCTTAGACTCAAAAATTGTATACTCCGAAGAGGATTTCCAGCACGATTTAAAAGTGGTATTTCCCATGTGCTTTAATGTAGCGTTTGTATCTTTCACGATGTGGTTAGGCCTTGAAGATATGAACTCCTTACATTTTAGAACGGAGAAGGATATTCTTGAAGACAAACGCAAGGAGATTGAAAGTCAACTGACGAAGATTCTGTGGGAATTATTGATAGACTTCAAGGCTTTGGGTTTTTTAGACGAGTAA